The following proteins are co-located in the Pseudomonas cavernae genome:
- a CDS encoding LysE family translocator, whose product MTLPETWLPFALATLAFACMPGPAILYMTTQTLAHGRRAGLMAALGIHLGCYVHIAAATVGLAALLQHAPFAYLAIKLAGAGYLIWLGGSMIFGRRGDSTAEPARLGVLRDSIVVEILNPKTALFFLTFLPQFVHPANDAPTWMQFLILGTIVNLVFSLADLAAVFFSSLLFDPASAKHGRRLVPMVCGSILVGLGLMLAGRGGLV is encoded by the coding sequence ATGACCCTGCCGGAAACCTGGCTTCCGTTTGCGCTCGCAACGTTAGCCTTCGCCTGCATGCCTGGGCCCGCAATCCTCTACATGACCACCCAGACGCTCGCCCACGGCCGGCGCGCGGGGCTCATGGCGGCGCTCGGCATCCACCTCGGCTGTTACGTCCATATCGCCGCCGCCACCGTTGGTCTAGCTGCGCTGCTGCAGCACGCGCCGTTCGCCTACCTCGCCATCAAGCTCGCCGGCGCGGGTTACCTGATCTGGCTCGGCGGCTCGATGATCTTCGGCAGGCGTGGCGACTCGACCGCCGAGCCTGCCAGGCTGGGCGTCCTGCGCGACAGTATCGTTGTGGAGATACTCAATCCGAAGACCGCGCTGTTCTTCCTCACCTTCCTGCCGCAGTTCGTCCACCCGGCCAACGACGCGCCCACCTGGATGCAGTTCCTGATCCTCGGCACCATCGTCAACCTGGTGTTCTCCCTGGCCGACCTCGCCGCGGTGTTCTTTTCCTCGTTGCTCTTCGACCCCGCCTCGGCCAAGCACGGCCGCCGGCTGGTGCCGATGGTCTGCGGTTCGATTCTCGTAGGTCTGGGGCTGATGCTGGCAGGGCGGGGCGGTCTAGTCTGA
- a CDS encoding response regulator → MKGSRPLSVLLADDHSIVREGLRFLLSTLDDISVVGEAADSTGIHAALGAQPVDLLLLDLGMPGVNRLQFIRDLRAQFPRLKILVLTANVELGTIRSVLEAGVHGYLTKNDETGELAEAIQAIRQNRTYLAAAVRFAVDGHDRRQATMAPEADVVSPVPLTRRERQILTLVAQGAKARDIAERFCISPLTVRKHRENLMRKLDLHSTAELATYAVRLGLPTG, encoded by the coding sequence ATGAAAGGGAGTCGACCGCTCAGCGTGCTGCTCGCAGATGACCATAGTATCGTGCGCGAAGGCTTGAGATTCCTCCTCTCCACGCTGGACGATATCAGCGTCGTCGGCGAAGCCGCCGACAGTACCGGCATTCATGCCGCCCTCGGTGCCCAGCCGGTCGACCTCCTGCTGCTCGACCTCGGCATGCCCGGGGTGAACCGCCTGCAGTTCATCCGCGACCTGCGTGCGCAGTTCCCCCGCCTGAAGATCCTCGTGCTCACCGCCAACGTCGAACTGGGCACCATCCGGTCCGTGCTCGAGGCCGGCGTCCACGGCTACCTTACCAAGAACGACGAGACCGGCGAACTGGCCGAGGCCATCCAGGCCATCCGCCAGAATCGGACCTACCTGGCGGCCGCCGTGCGCTTCGCGGTGGACGGCCACGACCGCCGACAGGCCACGATGGCGCCGGAGGCGGACGTCGTCTCGCCGGTGCCGCTGACCCGCCGTGAACGCCAGATCCTCACGCTCGTCGCCCAGGGTGCTAAGGCGCGCGACATCGCCGAACGCTTCTGCATCAGCCCGCTCACCGTGCGCAAACACCGCGAAAACCTCATGCGCAAACTCGACCTGCACAGCACCGCCGAACTGGCCACCTACGCCGTGCGGCTGGGCCTGCCGACCGGCTGA
- a CDS encoding peptidylprolyl isomerase, which produces MAKATARHILVASEAKCNELKAAIEAGADFAQVAKEHSTCPSSRDGGNLGSFGPGQMVKEFDTVVFSAPLNVVQGPVKTQFGYHLLEVTSRQD; this is translated from the coding sequence ATGGCCAAAGCCACTGCCCGTCACATCCTGGTTGCCAGCGAAGCCAAGTGCAACGAACTGAAAGCCGCTATCGAAGCCGGCGCCGACTTCGCCCAGGTCGCCAAAGAGCACTCCACCTGCCCGTCCAGCCGTGACGGTGGCAACCTCGGCTCGTTCGGCCCGGGGCAGATGGTCAAGGAATTCGACACCGTGGTGTTCAGCGCGCCGCTCAACGTCGTGCAAGGCCCGGTGAAGACCCAGTTCGGTTACCACCTGCTGGAAGTCACCAGCCGCCAGGACTGA